One window of the Eucalyptus grandis isolate ANBG69807.140 chromosome 8, ASM1654582v1, whole genome shotgun sequence genome contains the following:
- the LOC120286665 gene encoding ethylene-responsive transcription factor ERF071 codes for MCGGAIIAEFIPRNRRRVTSSDLWPDSLFLKPSNGLDDPLPPKQHPCPASGGAQEEKAPKKPRKNLYRGIRQRPWGKWAAEIRDPRKGVRVWLRTFNTAEEAARAYDREARKIRGKKAKVNFPNEDDAFSTIPRAHQTQHHHHPQVPDYPPLYQPNWNNNGAPAKTLDLAFAYDLNQTGHFPANGYAPIHAEPVAMSSEEISGSGSEDTHASSTAALLGANYGAAEAKVKAEGEVGKKKEEDEESEVQKLSEELLAFENYMKFYQIPYLDGQSAAAPPNPAQDSVVGELWAFDDDNDNASGVTAVAPAAL; via the exons ATGTGTGGCGGTGCTATCATCGCTGAATTCATCCCCCGGAACCGACGCCGCGTCACCTCCTCCGACCTCTGGCCCGACTCCCTGTTCCTCAAGCCCTCGAACGGCCTCGACGACCCGCTCCCCCCGAAACAACACCCCTGCCCCGCCTCAG GTGGCGCGCAGGAAGAGAAGGCCCCGAAGAAGCCGCGGAAGAACCTGTACCGTGGGATCCGGCAGCGCCCGTGGGGCAAGTGGGCGGCGGAGATCCGCGACCCGAGGAAGGGCGTCCGGGTCTGGCTCAGGACGTTCAACACGGCCGAGGAGGCCGCGCGGGCTTACGACCGGGAGGCCCGTAAGATCCGCGGCAAGAAGGCCAAGGTGAATTTCCCCAACGAGGACGACGCCTTCTCCACCATCCCGCGGGCTCACCAGACccagcaccaccaccacccccagGTCCCCGACTACCCTCCTCTGTATCAACCCAACTGGAACAACAACGGGGCACCCGCCAAAACTCTGGACTTGGCCTTCGCTTACGACCTGAACCAGACGGGGCATTTCCCCGCGAACGGCTACGCCCCGATCCACGCCGAGCCCGTGGCCATGTCCAGCGAAGAGATCTCCGGGTCGGGCTCGGAGGACACGCACGCCTCGTCGACGGCCGCGCTGCTGGGCGCCAACTACGGCGCCGCCGAAGCGAAGGTGAAGGCGGAGGGGGAggtggggaagaagaaagaggaggacgaggagagCGAGGTGCAGAAGCTGTCGGAGGAGCTCCTGGCGTTCGAGAACTACATGAAGTTCTACCAGATTCCCTACCTGGACGGCCAgtccgccgccgcgccgccgaaTCCCGCTCAGGATAGCGTCGTGGGCGAGCTCTGGGCCTTCGACGACGACAACGACAACGCCTCCGGCGTAACCGCCGTGGCTCCGGCCGCTCTCTGA